The DNA sequence GTCATGGTCGAACCTTGAGTTTCGCCGCGAGGGGTCGAAACGGCGGCTGCGAAATCGTCCAATCGATTTCCACCACGAAGTCGCCAGGTGGGACGTTGGCCGTCACGACCGGGCCACCCACATATCGTCCCCTAGCTGGGATTGTGATCGAGCTGCCGATCGCGAGACACGGGTACCCAGCCCCCGGAAAGCCCTCGCCGGGAAACGGGCCGTTCAACGGATTGCCTCCCGGCCGAACCGCCACATAGAACGGACAGCTCATTCCCGTCGCGAGCACGATTGGCTCGTCGCTTTGATTGATCAACTCGACTCGTACCGTGAACTGCTCGCCAGGTCTGACGATGGCCGGTTCGAGCCTGAGCGCCGTACGAACCGGTCCATAGGTCAGGTCGGACGGTCCGACTGACTCGCAACTCGCAATCAGCACCGCCAGGCCAAGTACGCCGGCTGCGCGCACCAACGGGGTTCCACGTCGCGCTCTGTGACATTTCGTGCTCATCGAGACTCCCCACTTTGCCGGGTTCATCCCACTCGACACACGTGTCAGCGGTCCCCACGACAAGCCAGACGCGCAGCTGGCTCACCAGATTCCTGCATGGTCGCGCTACTGTCGCGCGGCGGTCTCGGCAGTTTGCAGCAAGCGGTCCAGGACCGAACGTTCGAGCAGCTGACCCCGCACGACGACCGTCTCGATCGTACGGGTATTGCCGATGTCTGCCAGCGGATCGAGCCGCAGCAGCACCAGGTCGGCAACGTTGCCCTCGACTACGGTACCGCTCTCAGGCCGGCCCGCCGCCTGCGCAGCGTTCCGGGTCGCGGCCTGCAGGGCCTCGAGCGGCGTCATGCCGAGGTCGACCAGCACCTGCAGCTCGCGGTGCAGGCTGAACCCCGGCACCAGCGGCGTCACCGGCACATCGGTGCCAGCGATAAACTTGGCCCCGGCCCGGACCAGCGGCCTGAACGAGGCGAGCAGCCTGCTCCAGCGAGCTCGTTCCGCCTCGCCGGCAGCGCGATCGATTGGTGACGACGGCGGGCGACGCCCGCCCAACAGATAGCGGTGCTCGGGCAGGTTGCGCAGCGACGGGTCGTTTGGTCTATACCTGTTCTCCGCCACCACGAAGGTCGGGTCGAACCAGACATCCTTCCTGGCCGCGTATTCCGCAAACTCCCATGCGGCGGCCGAGTCGGACACGGCAATCGCTGAATCGATTGCTGCGATCTTACTGGCAAAGACACGCTCGACGATTTCCCGCCCCGACTCGACCGTCGCCCGGATCTCGGCTGCTTCGGCCTGAAAGGCCGCTCGGACCGCCGAGGCTTGGGCGCCATTCTCGAAGGCGAGGCCAAAGGTATGCTCGATCGTCCGCTGCCCGGAGTCGATTGCTTCGCGCGCGGTGACCTCATCTGGAACGTGGCCGATCACGGCGAGGCCGTGCCTGCGCGCCTGACGCAGGGTCGCAAAGTACGGCTCTCGTGAGAGCAGCGAGTGGACCTTGATAATGTCGACCCCAAGGGCCGCGAGGGAATCGACGACTCGCTCCGCATCCGCCGCGGTGCTGAGCCCCACCCGACCACTCGGCGCCACCTCGACCACCTTGGGATCATCGAGAATCGGGCCCGCCATCAGAATGGTCGGACCCAGGGTTCGACCGGCCCGTACCTCCTGACGCCAATAGCCTATCTGCTGGGGGTCGGTGCCCACGTCGCGCACCGTGGTAACGCCGTTGGCGAGGTAGAGCGGGAAGCCAATTTCTTTGTAGCCGCCCTGGTGGGTATGCATGTCCCAGAGGCCCGGGATCAGATACATCCCCTTCCCGTCGACCCGCACGGCGACGGAATCGTCCTCGAACCCGCCCGTCGGGCGGATCGCGACGATGCGATCGCCGCTGATGGCAATCGACATCCCGGGCACGGCGCCGCGATCGGTGCCGTCGATCAGGACGACATCATCGATCAGGACCGAGACCCGGAGCGGCTCGCGTCCGCATCCGGCCAGCCCGCTCACCCCCGCGAGCACCAGCAATACGGACCACAATCCACGAGCCCCACGACGCGTCTGTCTCATATGGTTTCGAACCAGGAGGGAAGCAAGGTTGATGTCCCGTCAACCTAGCAAGCGAACTGGTGGGGTGCAACGCGAGGCGCGCTTTGCGCCACGGGCCGGGGAGGCCCGCGGCGCTGGGGCGGAATCAGGGGTTAGCGGCCACCGGGAACCGGTTGGCGGTGTACATCGACATCCGCTCCGCGGCGGGCGGATCGAGGTTGGCCAGAGCCGCGACCACCCAGCCCGTATCCCGGAAGATCTCGAGATCGCCGTTCATGCCGGGTGCCCCGCCGCCGTGGCCGACAGCGCGCTGGCCGTTGATCGTCCTTTCGATGAACCCATAGGCGTAGCGCCCGCCGAAGGCGTCGACCTTGCCGGTCAGCAGCAGATCGGTGTGCTTCGCGTCGAGCAGCTTGTTGCCCGTGATGGCGTTGCCAAAGCGCACCAGGTCGCCGACGGTGGTGTAGCCGCCACCAGCCGCAGTACCGCGCCAGGGCAGCGTTTCGGTGTTGGGCTCCCAGTCGCCGCTCTGGCCACGCAGGTAGCCGATGGCCCGACCTTCGACCGCTTCGCTCTCGGGCTCCAAGCCGGTCCGCGTCATGCCGACCGGGAGAAAGACGTGGTCGCGGACATAGTCGTAGTAGCTCTTTCCACTGACCCGCTCGATCACGATGCCGGCCAGAACGAAACCGTAGTTGCTGTACTGAAATCGGGCGCCGGGTTCGTAGAGCAGATCGCGCTCGCCGTAGAGCTTGAGATAGTCGTCGTGAGTGCGCAGGGTGTTGCGGTTGGCCATGAACTGGGGCCCGAAGATGTCGCCGGTGCCGCCGGTGTGGGTCAGCAGGTGATGGACGGTGACTTTGGTTGCCACGTTCTGATTCGGGTAGTCCTTGATATAGGTCCCGATCGGCGCGTCGAGCTTGACCTTCCCTGCCTGGACGAGCTGCATCACCGCGACGGCAGTAAACATCTTGTTCATCGAGCCGTTCCGGAAGCGGGTGTCCGTCGTATTGCGGGTACCCTTGGCGCGATCGGCCAGGCCCCAGACGCCGGAGACCGCTTCCTTGCCATTGTGCGTAGCGAGCACTGCCCCGGTGAAGCGATCCTCAGCGGCTCGCCGGTCGCCTTCGGCCTTGACGGCTTTTGCCAGGTCGGCGGTGCTGCCGGCACGGGCAATCGGGGTCTCGAGCGGTACGCCGGGCTGCAACTGCAGGCTGGTGAGGCGATGCGGAGCTTCCGCCTCGACTTCGGCGGTAGCGCGCACCAGGGAGGCGTCGTTGTCACGCGCCTGCAGCAAGGCGACGGCGCGCGTCGGAGTGGTCTCGGTCAGACGAATGAAGGTAAAGCCGCCGGTCTGCCGTCGAAAATTGAGTTCCTGCCCGGCGTTTGCTGCGCGGGACGGGAAACTCTCCTTGAGAAAGGCTTCGTGCGCTGCACGATCGTTCGCGTTGAAGCTTTCGAGCCAGCGCGCCAGCTGGCGGGAGGCGGGCGTTTCCTGCTGGGCTGCGGCGGGGGCAACGATCGCCACGAGGGCGACGAGGGCGAGGGCGCCAAGGCGCCGAAACGGATTGGTCATGCTGGAGAACATAGCGCCCCTGTCGCCAGCCGTCTTGAACGCCAGCAAGCCGGCTCGAAGACCCCGGCCGAGTCGCCGGAGGCGACGGAATGACCCGTCGCGGCGCCAGGGGGCATGGGGCGAAACAGAGATGGGTCGGGGCTCGTAGTTACCACATATCATGACATTACTGCACTCGATCGTCGTCGCCCTTGCCGCGGTGGCCCCTGCCCCCATGCCTCTCGCCCCGGCGGCTCAGACTCTGCCGGCCTCCGACACTTCCGCGCTTGCGCTGGTCGGCGCCTCGGTTCGCACCATGCTGGACGACCGGCTGGCGCCGGATCAGACGGTCGTGATTCGCGGCGGCCGGATCGTGGCGGTCGGGCCGCGCGTCTCGACCCCGATTCCGGCCGGGGCGCGCCGAGTCGAGGTGCAGGGTCGGACCGTCATACCGGGGCTGACCGACGCGCACGTGCACCTCGAGGGCACGCCCGAGCAGTGGCTACCTCTGTTCGTCGTGCACGGCGTCACCACCGTCTTCAACCTCCAGGGCCGTCCCGAGCATGTTGCCCTCCGCGAACGCGTCCGCCGAGGGGAGCTGGTCGGGCCCGCGATCTACACGACGGGCCCGTATACCAACAATCCCGCGATCGGCACGCCCGAGGAGGCGGTCCGCGCGGTCGAGGAGCACAAGCGGGTCGGCTACGACATGGTCAAGGTTTACGGCAACATGACCGCGGAAACGCATCGCGCGCTGACCGACGCGGGTCGGCGCCATGGCATTCCGGTCATGGGTCACGCGCCCCGCAACCTGCCGTTTGCCGCAGTCATCGATGCGCGCCAGGCAATGGTGGCGCACGGTGAGGAGCTCATCTACACCCATTTCCGTGATGGCGATACGACTGATCTGGCCGCCGTTGCCGCCCGGATGGTTGCCGCCGACGTCTGGCTGACTCCGAACCTGGCGATGTTCCACGGTATTGCGGCGCAGTGGGGTCGTGCGACGGGTGCGGACTCGTCGCTCGCGCTGCCTGAGGCGGCGTACCTGAACGGATTCCTCCACGGCATCTGGACCGCGTCCAACCCCTACACCAGGCGGGACCCTGCCGGCGCCGCGAACGTTGCGACGCGGTACCAGTTCCTCCGCACCCTGACCCGGACGTTCGGCGCGGTCGGGGTTCGGATGCTGGCGGGCACCGACACGCCGCTGCCGCTGATGTTTCCAGGCTACTCTCTGCACGATGAACTCGCCGAGCTTGCGGCGGCTGGGCTGGGTGGACATGGAGCTCTGCTCACCGCCACCCGTAACCCGGCCGAGTGGATTGCGGCGGGCATTGATCGAGGCTACAGGGGTGGTGTGGTGGCGGTGGGTGCTCGTGCGGACCTGCTGGTGCTCGAACGCGACCCGGTTGCCACGCTCGAGGCCGCCCGCCGGCCGATCGGGGTGGTGCTCGCCGGGCGCTGGCTCGATCGGGCGGCCTTGGACCGGCTCCACGCTGGGGCAATCCAGGCGAGTCGAGCCTCG is a window from the Gemmatimonadales bacterium genome containing:
- a CDS encoding amidohydrolase family protein, whose product is MTLLHSIVVALAAVAPAPMPLAPAAQTLPASDTSALALVGASVRTMLDDRLAPDQTVVIRGGRIVAVGPRVSTPIPAGARRVEVQGRTVIPGLTDAHVHLEGTPEQWLPLFVVHGVTTVFNLQGRPEHVALRERVRRGELVGPAIYTTGPYTNNPAIGTPEEAVRAVEEHKRVGYDMVKVYGNMTAETHRALTDAGRRHGIPVMGHAPRNLPFAAVIDARQAMVAHGEELIYTHFRDGDTTDLAAVAARMVAADVWLTPNLAMFHGIAAQWGRATGADSSLALPEAAYLNGFLHGIWTASNPYTRRDPAGAANVATRYQFLRTLTRTFGAVGVRMLAGTDTPLPLMFPGYSLHDELAELAAAGLGGHGALLTATRNPAEWIAAGIDRGYRGGVVAVGARADLLVLERDPVATLEAARRPIGVVLAGRWLDRAALDRLHAGAIQASRASR
- a CDS encoding amidohydrolase family protein; its protein translation is MRQTRRGARGLWSVLLVLAGVSGLAGCGREPLRVSVLIDDVVLIDGTDRGAVPGMSIAISGDRIVAIRPTGGFEDDSVAVRVDGKGMYLIPGLWDMHTHQGGYKEIGFPLYLANGVTTVRDVGTDPQQIGYWRQEVRAGRTLGPTILMAGPILDDPKVVEVAPSGRVGLSTAADAERVVDSLAALGVDIIKVHSLLSREPYFATLRQARRHGLAVIGHVPDEVTAREAIDSGQRTIEHTFGLAFENGAQASAVRAAFQAEAAEIRATVESGREIVERVFASKIAAIDSAIAVSDSAAAWEFAEYAARKDVWFDPTFVVAENRYRPNDPSLRNLPEHRYLLGGRRPPSSPIDRAAGEAERARWSRLLASFRPLVRAGAKFIAGTDVPVTPLVPGFSLHRELQVLVDLGMTPLEALQAATRNAAQAAGRPESGTVVEGNVADLVLLRLDPLADIGNTRTIETVVVRGQLLERSVLDRLLQTAETAARQ
- a CDS encoding beta-lactamase family protein, with amino-acid sequence MTNPFRRLGALALVALVAIVAPAAAQQETPASRQLARWLESFNANDRAAHEAFLKESFPSRAANAGQELNFRRQTGGFTFIRLTETTPTRAVALLQARDNDASLVRATAEVEAEAPHRLTSLQLQPGVPLETPIARAGSTADLAKAVKAEGDRRAAEDRFTGAVLATHNGKEAVSGVWGLADRAKGTRNTTDTRFRNGSMNKMFTAVAVMQLVQAGKVKLDAPIGTYIKDYPNQNVATKVTVHHLLTHTGGTGDIFGPQFMANRNTLRTHDDYLKLYGERDLLYEPGARFQYSNYGFVLAGIVIERVSGKSYYDYVRDHVFLPVGMTRTGLEPESEAVEGRAIGYLRGQSGDWEPNTETLPWRGTAAGGGYTTVGDLVRFGNAITGNKLLDAKHTDLLLTGKVDAFGGRYAYGFIERTINGQRAVGHGGGAPGMNGDLEIFRDTGWVVAALANLDPPAAERMSMYTANRFPVAANP